GGACTTGTTGTGCCTCCAATAGCTTGTAGTCTTCGGGCGAAATACGGGGGACATACTTATTGGTACGTCCATCCCTTGTAGCTGTAAGAGCCCCTTTGTCTACTAGCCTAGAGAGAAAGGTGGAGATGGTTTGCGCCTTCCATGCTTTACCCCTTTGGGAAAACATGTTCAGCAGTTCGGTGGAGGTGACAGGTGGCTCACACTCCCAGATCACTTCCATCAGCTCCATTTCAGTATCCGATAATTTTTGAAGATGGTTCACAGTGAACACTCCTTAACTTCGTTATGCGTCCATATCGAAGGTTATTACTACACTACGTAGTAGATACAATTTACTACAATGTGTAGTAGGTAGTCAAGTGTTGAATGGATGCTGCGGAACCAAAGTTAGGTTTGTACCAGCTATATAAGTTCAATCTTTGATTGATTTTAATGCAGAGACGAATGTCTGGAGTATATACTTAGTCTTAAATCCTGAAATCACTATAGAGGAGAATTCATATGAATCTGTTTCATATACAATCTACATTGCAAGAGGTCGACTGGACCGCGTCGTTCCTGGAGAATAACTTTATCGGCATTGGTTGGCCGGCGACAGGAGATTTGGAGCACGAGTCTACAGAAGAATGGAAAGCGCAACTAGTTCAACGCTACAGGATAGGAAAGGCAGAACTTAGTGATGTCTTAGATACGCTCCATACTTTTGTCTACATCATGCAGGATGGGGACTATGTCTTGATAAACGATGATGAATGGGCATATGTTGGGGATTTGGGCGATTATTTTTACGATGATTCCAACGGAACCGGAGACGAATACATATGTCATCGACGAGGTGTTACCTGGCTGGGACGTATTCCCTTAGCAGAGTTAAGTGACAAAGTACTTGCACTTGTAAGTCATTATTCAATCATTGCGAAATTCGAACATCCAATTTCTCAGGCTCAACTGGAACCTTGGGTTTCGATCACCTCTGAAACCACTGAAGGAGATAATGATTCTTCAGTTAGAGTAGATGAAGGTACTATTCAAGAAGCGCTCAATGTTCTAAAAAAGGCATTGCATAGCGAAGAAGAGGACCTACGAATCCGTGCAGCGGCGGCAATTTTACAATACGCCAAATCCTAGGGGCTTTCTCACTTTGATTTCTTTATTATCGGCTTTCTAGTAAGGGATGAGAGGTGGGACAAAGGACATATGTATATGAGTTAAATAATAGTTAGTGTTGACCAGACGCCAAATGGTGTCATAATATTTAAGCGACACTACATGGTTTCGAATGAAATTAACTGCTTTCTCTTGGCAATCATATGTAGGAGAAGAATCATTTTAGAAAACACAATAATATGACTAGCATGATGAAGGATGGTCCCTGATGACAACTAATAAAACAAATCCCAAGGTGGATGAATATTTAAACAAAGCAAAGAAGTGGAAAGAAGAATCAGAGAAGCTAAGAGAGATCGTTCTATCCTGTGGCCTTACAGAAGACTATAAATGGATGCATCCTTGTTACACGTTGGAGAATAAAAACATCGTTATCATTCATGGATTTAAGGAGTATTGTGCGCTTCTTTTCCATAAAGGAGCCTTGTTAAAGGATAAGCAGGGTATTCTAATCCAACAAACAGAAAATGTACAAGCTGCCCGCCAAATCCGGTTCACCAATCTTCAACAAATCGTTGACTTGGAAACTATCCTGAAAGAGTACATTCTTGAAGCCATTGAGGTTGAAAAGGCCGGATTGAAAGTGGAACTCAAAAAGAATACAGAATATGCTGTTCCAGAAGAGTTTCAAACAAAACTGGATGAAAATCCTGCTTTGAAAACGGCATTTGAAGCATTGACGCCTGGACGTCAACGAGCATACCTTTTTTATTTTTCGCAACCCAAGCAATCCAAAACACGCGAGTCCAGGGTTGAGAAATCTACACAGCAGATTCTGGATGGTAAAGGGTTAAATGATTAAACCGTTAATGTAATTTGGGAAGCAGCCTGTTTTAAAATAATTTATATGCGTCGAAGCACCTGCCTTTGTAGGTGTTTTTTTGTTTTGTCTTTTGTCGAATATGAAAGCATCTTGTCAAATGTACTATTGCATGGTATCGTTGATAACGATTATCAATATCATTTGAAGAAGGTGGGTTTATTTTGCTGAAACGAAGAAACTCGATATGGCTTTTGTCTGCTCTCATTATATTGCTTGTACTGAGTGCATGCGGTCAGGCCGCAACGACAAGCAATACAACGGAGACAACAACAACCGGAGCTGCGGACACTGAATCATCAACCGATTCAACTTCTGCGTCTGGTGCCGCTACCACAACAGGTGCCGAGGGAGAGACCGTTACATATCAGTCAGATGCAGGTGAAGTGGAAGTACCTGTGGATCCGAAGCGGATTATCGATCTGACCGCATTTTCAACAGGTTACTTTGTTGCACTTGATGCTCCAGTCGTCGGTGCAACGTCAGGCGCCATAAACAACAAGTACATTAAGGATCAGCTCAAAAGTGAGGGGGCAACAGATCTGGGAGAGCAGCCAACAGCCGAGCAACTGATCAGCCTAAAGCCTGATCTGATCATCGCATACACCAGTATGGAGGGTCTCGACAAGTTGTCGCAAATTGCACCAGTGGTACAGTTACAATATGGTAAGCGAAATTTCAAGGATCTCATGTTGGAGATGGGTAAACTAACCAATAGAGAAGCCCAGGCAAAAGACTGGATTTCGCAATGGGAAGCGAAGATCAATGAGCTCAAGCCAAAAGTACTTGCCGCTGTGGGAGATCGTACAGTCTCCATTTTGAATCCATACGCCAAAGGATTATTTGTATTTGGGCATAATTACGGTCGTGGTGGTGAAATACTCTATGACGAATTTGGCCTCAAGGCACCAAAAAGGGCTCAGACAGAGGCAATTGACAGTGGCACAGGCTGGGCATCAATCTCGATGGAAGTGTTACCGGAATATGCAGGCGACATCATTTTCACCAGCCCGTGGTCAGGAGATACAACCGATCCGAAGATTGTTTATGATAATACGGTGTGGAAAAACCTAACTGCGGTCAAAGAGGGCCATGTGTTCCAGCTTGATCCGACCTCCGATACATACAACGACCCTGTATCGCTTGAAGGTCAGCTGAAATTTATTTCGGACAGCCTGCTTTCGGTGAAGTAGTCCTTGAGTAATATATATTCTTTCAACCCTTTGGCGAATCTGGACCAAAGGGTTTTTCAATTTCATTTTCATGATAATATGAGATGAATGCGAAATAAATCTGGGTTAGGAGAAGATAATATGGACGTTTTTGCAGAATATCTAGCACGAATTGATAACCTGGGACATCGGGATCGTACGGAAGAAGTTTTAGAATGGATTATCAAGAAATACCCCAATTTAGTACCAAAAATAGCGTGGAATCAGCCCATGTTTACCGATCATGGCACATTTATTATTGGATTTAGTGTATCCAAACATCATTTGGCTGTGGCGCCTGAAAAGGCAGGGATTAATCATTTTTCCGATGAAATTGTGAATGCCGGTTATGAGCACACCAAGGAGTTGGTGCGTATCCGGTGGGATGGGCCGGTTGATTTTTCATTACTGGAACGAATGATTGATTTCAACATTACGGAAAAAGCAGACTGTTCAACCTTTTGGCGGAAATAGGCATGATCGATAGCCTACAACAAAAGACCTCGCTCTCACTTACGTCGGTGAGCGGGGTCTTTGTAATGGTCATTCAGTAATTGGTTTGCACATTGCACCAAAATAATCTATGACTACGCTGCGAAACGCGATAGCTGCTTTCGAGATATATCTGTTTTTATGCGACAATAAAGCAATTTCCCGCACAAGGTTCTGATCCTCGATCCGGAGATATACAATTCGTTCCTGCGGGTTTCTTGCTGTATTGGGTATAAAGGCAATCCCAATCTCCGCCTCCACAAGTGCAGTTAATCTTGCAGGCTCATCTCCTTCATAAACATACTTCGGTACGAATCCGACGGATTGACATTTGGAGTCCACCAGATCACGAATACCATATCCTTTTGTCACCCCCACAAACCACTCATCCTTAAGCTCTTCTAATGTGATGCTGCTTCGATCCGCATATCGATGACCGAGAGGCACAGCTACTACAATTGGGTCCTGGAACAGCATCTGACATTCGATATCATCTCCCTGGATTGGAGGGGAAGACAGGCAAAAATCAATTTCGCCTCGGTGGAGAAGGATGGACATGTCTTCCAACGTAACCATTTGTACATGAAACTGAACATTCGGCTTATTTTTTCGGAATTCCCGCAAGATTCCTGGTAATGTGCTTGCTGTAGTGACTGCCAATTGAAGTGTACCGTGATCCGGGTTGGAGAGATCAGCAATTTCCTGTTTTCCCTGTTCCAATTCGAATAAGGCTTTTTCGGTCCGTCGAAGGAATGTTCTTCCGAATTCGTTTAACCGCAGCTTTCTGCCCAATCGATCAAATAACGGTGCACCCAAGTCATCCTCCAAACGTTGTATTGTCTTGCTCAGTGAGGATTGAGTGACATGCAGCTTACCCGCAGCTTCCGTAACATGTTCACATCGGGCTAACGTTAGAAAATAGCGTAGCTGAAGAAGTTCCATTTCGCACCACTCTCTTATTCCTTTTAGTTCATCAAATCATAACATAAAATGCGTTGGAATAAATAAAGGGATTCCATTAAGATGACAACAGAAGAAGGAGGGGTATACATAATGAACGCTCGAAATATATGGTTAATGATATCTGTAGGCTTGGGAATCATGCTGAATCCGCTCAATTCCTCCATGATATCTATAGCGATTGCAAGACTACAACAGGAGTTTATACTTGATGTTACGACCGTGTCATGGATTATTTTTTCCTTTTACATTGCAAGTGCTGTGGCTCAACCGGTCATGGGCAAGTGCAGTGATCTGTTCGGCCGCAGAAAGATATTCCTTATCGGTCTGGTTGTTGTCTTTGGTTCCTCCATGTTAGCTCCGTTATCTCCAGACTTTTCTTGGCTTATCGTATTCCGGATCATTCAATCTGTTGGAACAAGCATGATGGTAGCCGTCGGAATGGCGATTGTAAGAATCCACGTTACTGAGAAGCAGGCTGCTGCCCTGTCTATCCTTGCGATGTTCCTGTCCGGTGCAGCCGCGATAGGCCCTTTTATTGGCGGTGTATTGATTCATTGGTGGAACTGGCAAAGTATTTTTCTAGTGAATATTCCATTGGTGATCGCAAGCTTTATATTCGCCTGGAAAACCATTCCCAAAGAAGCGGCACTTAAATCCAACTATGGCAACATGTCCATCAGAAAATGGTTCCTGCTGATTGATGCGCCCGGCATATTCTTGTTCACCGTCGCATTGGTGACTCTGCTAATGAGCGTGCTTTCCGTTAAATCAACCGGACATCTTTTAACTGGGCACCTTATGGCAGGGGGGATCGGTTTGCTTGCATTAGCAAGTTTTATCCGACATGAATTGAAAACAGCGTTCCCCTTTATTCCGCTGAAAGTATTTGCCAAATATCCTGAAATGACCTGGGTTAATGTACAATTTATGCTGGTTAACACTCTGTTTTACGCTCTGTTTTTTGGTGTGCCATCTTATTTACAGCAGGTACGCCATCTGAACGAAGTTCATACAGGACTATTGATGCTAACCCTTGGTTTATGTTCACTCATCAGTTCTCCTCTCGCCGGACGCTGGATTGACAAATCAGGTACGCGGCCAGCTTTGATCGTTTCAGCGGTGTTAATGACGTTCGGGTCCATCTTGATTGTGGCATTGGATAAAGGCTCACCAGTGGTGAATGTCATCTTGCCCTTAGCTGTATTTGGTATAAGTAATGGGCTCAACAGTGTTGGTATGCAGGCGGCTTTGTTTAAGAGCACACCCAAAGATATGATCGGTGTCGCTTCAGGTATTTTTAATACATCGAGATATCTGGGGACCATTTTGTCATCGTTGTTGATTGGAATTGTCATGGGAGACACATTCAGTTTTATAGGATTTCAAATGCTCGGAATCATCCTGACGGTATTAGCTGCATCTTTAATCATGATGACCTTACGACGCCAGAAATCATCGGCAACGCAGACGTTATAGTGTCGAATCTCATAATTCACATCATTACGTAGTCATATATTGCTTTCGAAATTGAAGCGGAGACAATCCGATATAGCGTGCTTATTTAATACAAACAGCTTCTTTTTTTAAACGA
This window of the Paenibacillus marchantiae genome carries:
- a CDS encoding YdeI/OmpD-associated family protein, producing the protein MTTNKTNPKVDEYLNKAKKWKEESEKLREIVLSCGLTEDYKWMHPCYTLENKNIVIIHGFKEYCALLFHKGALLKDKQGILIQQTENVQAARQIRFTNLQQIVDLETILKEYILEAIEVEKAGLKVELKKNTEYAVPEEFQTKLDENPALKTAFEALTPGRQRAYLFYFSQPKQSKTRESRVEKSTQQILDGKGLND
- a CDS encoding LysR family transcriptional regulator, with the translated sequence MELLQLRYFLTLARCEHVTEAAGKLHVTQSSLSKTIQRLEDDLGAPLFDRLGRKLRLNEFGRTFLRRTEKALFELEQGKQEIADLSNPDHGTLQLAVTTASTLPGILREFRKNKPNVQFHVQMVTLEDMSILLHRGEIDFCLSSPPIQGDDIECQMLFQDPIVVAVPLGHRYADRSSITLEELKDEWFVGVTKGYGIRDLVDSKCQSVGFVPKYVYEGDEPARLTALVEAEIGIAFIPNTARNPQERIVYLRIEDQNLVREIALLSHKNRYISKAAIAFRSVVIDYFGAMCKPITE
- a CDS encoding MFS transporter; protein product: MNARNIWLMISVGLGIMLNPLNSSMISIAIARLQQEFILDVTTVSWIIFSFYIASAVAQPVMGKCSDLFGRRKIFLIGLVVVFGSSMLAPLSPDFSWLIVFRIIQSVGTSMMVAVGMAIVRIHVTEKQAAALSILAMFLSGAAAIGPFIGGVLIHWWNWQSIFLVNIPLVIASFIFAWKTIPKEAALKSNYGNMSIRKWFLLIDAPGIFLFTVALVTLLMSVLSVKSTGHLLTGHLMAGGIGLLALASFIRHELKTAFPFIPLKVFAKYPEMTWVNVQFMLVNTLFYALFFGVPSYLQQVRHLNEVHTGLLMLTLGLCSLISSPLAGRWIDKSGTRPALIVSAVLMTFGSILIVALDKGSPVVNVILPLAVFGISNGLNSVGMQAALFKSTPKDMIGVASGIFNTSRYLGTILSSLLIGIVMGDTFSFIGFQMLGIILTVLAASLIMMTLRRQKSSATQTL
- a CDS encoding BlaI/MecI/CopY family transcriptional regulator, whose protein sequence is MNHLQKLSDTEMELMEVIWECEPPVTSTELLNMFSQRGKAWKAQTISTFLSRLVDKGALTATRDGRTNKYVPRISPEDYKLLEAQQVLDGLYQGSVKNLISALYDGDKLSDQDIAELRQWFSEK
- a CDS encoding iron chaperone, whose product is MDVFAEYLARIDNLGHRDRTEEVLEWIIKKYPNLVPKIAWNQPMFTDHGTFIIGFSVSKHHLAVAPEKAGINHFSDEIVNAGYEHTKELVRIRWDGPVDFSLLERMIDFNITEKADCSTFWRK
- a CDS encoding ABC transporter substrate-binding protein — translated: MLKRRNSIWLLSALIILLVLSACGQAATTSNTTETTTTGAADTESSTDSTSASGAATTTGAEGETVTYQSDAGEVEVPVDPKRIIDLTAFSTGYFVALDAPVVGATSGAINNKYIKDQLKSEGATDLGEQPTAEQLISLKPDLIIAYTSMEGLDKLSQIAPVVQLQYGKRNFKDLMLEMGKLTNREAQAKDWISQWEAKINELKPKVLAAVGDRTVSILNPYAKGLFVFGHNYGRGGEILYDEFGLKAPKRAQTEAIDSGTGWASISMEVLPEYAGDIIFTSPWSGDTTDPKIVYDNTVWKNLTAVKEGHVFQLDPTSDTYNDPVSLEGQLKFISDSLLSVK